A single window of Oscillospiraceae bacterium DNA harbors:
- a CDS encoding nucleotidyltransferase domain-containing protein, with product MCSKSQLDMIIEKIVDFSKKVFGEKFQSVILYGSYARGDYDEESDIDIMIMVDMSREELRKYRAMYSELFSDINLENGVFLTSKLQSKEYFEKWQYAMPFYQNILREGIKYA from the coding sequence ATGTGTAGTAAGAGTCAATTAGATATGATTATAGAAAAAATTGTTGATTTTTCTAAAAAAGTATTTGGCGAAAAATTTCAAAGTGTAATTTTATATGGTTCTTATGCACGTGGCGATTATGATGAAGAATCTGATATAGATATCATGATAATGGTTGATATGAGCCGGGAAGAATTAAGAAAATACAGGGCAATGTATAGCGAATTGTTTTCTGATATAAATCTAGAAAATGGTGTTTTTTTAACTTCAAAATTACAAAGTAAAGAGTATTTTGAAAAATGGCAATATGCAATGCCTTTTTATCAGAATATATTAAGGGAGGGAATTAAGTATGCCTGA
- a CDS encoding HEPN domain-containing protein, whose translation MPEQSKIDLSLYRIERADECIRSACVLMDAEEYAAVLNRTYYAIFHAVRAVFALDCIDRKKHSGVISCFQQNYVKTGLFDKEYSNIVQDAFEIRQESDYEDFYVILKEDVTLQLENAKKFVSQVKQYVEKLINR comes from the coding sequence ATGCCTGAACAAAGTAAAATTGACCTTTCCTTATATAGAATAGAAAGAGCCGATGAATGTATCAGATCAGCATGTGTTTTAATGGATGCTGAAGAATATGCTGCGGTACTTAATAGAACCTATTATGCGATATTTCATGCAGTTCGTGCTGTGTTTGCATTAGATTGCATTGACAGAAAAAAACATTCAGGCGTTATTTCCTGTTTTCAGCAAAATTATGTTAAAACCGGATTGTTTGATAAAGAATATTCAAATATTGTGCAGGATGCTTTTGAAATACGCCAGGAATCAGATTATGAAGATTTTTATGTGATTTTAAAAGAGGATGTAACTTTGCAATTAGAGAATGCTAAAAAATTTGTGTCACAAGTAAAGCAATATGTCGAAAAACTTATTAATAGATGA
- a CDS encoding AraC family transcriptional regulator, whose protein sequence is MGRSAALDRVNCTDIAFQEKNYTEDLSLEMGDFHYHSCYEIYYLFSGERRYLIDYDFFDISTGDIVLIKKNKLHMTKRIKNPYGDNIKIYIAEEAFDRLGKSSEMFKECFEYNHVVIPTAYKKKFFSLFSKIQNEYKKSTPFSEQITHNLLYELLANIHDLLFNDTQQISTAREESNDTITKAIKYIYNHYNQNINLSNIAKYVNTNPSYFSRTFKKTLGLSLTDYINHIRIKNAVSLIVNTDLPITEIAYNCGYTDQTYFCKIFKKINDCSPREFRKQNLRL, encoded by the coding sequence ATGGGAAGAAGTGCTGCTTTAGACCGTGTAAATTGCACAGATATCGCATTTCAGGAAAAAAATTACACTGAAGATTTAAGTCTTGAAATGGGCGATTTCCACTATCATAGTTGCTATGAAATATATTATTTGTTTTCGGGAGAGAGGCGTTATCTTATTGATTATGACTTTTTTGATATATCGACAGGAGATATTGTTCTTATCAAAAAAAACAAACTCCATATGACAAAACGTATTAAAAATCCTTATGGCGACAATATAAAAATATATATCGCCGAGGAAGCATTTGATAGGCTTGGCAAAAGCTCTGAAATGTTTAAGGAATGCTTTGAATACAATCATGTCGTAATCCCCACTGCGTATAAGAAAAAGTTTTTTTCACTTTTTTCAAAAATTCAGAACGAATATAAAAAAAGCACACCTTTTTCAGAACAAATTACACATAATCTTTTATACGAACTACTTGCCAATATACACGATCTGTTATTTAACGATACACAACAAATATCCACAGCACGCGAAGAAAGTAATGACACGATAACCAAAGCAATTAAATATATTTATAACCATTACAATCAAAATATCAATCTTTCAAATATAGCAAAATATGTTAACACCAATCCTTCATATTTTTCAAGAACTTTTAAAAAAACGCTCGGATTATCTCTTACTGATTACATAAACCACATAAGAATAAAGAATGCAGTTTCTTTAATAGTAAATACGGATTTGCCTATAACAGAAATTGCATATAACTGTGGATATACTGATCAAACCTATTTTTGTAAAATATTTAAAAAAATCAACGATTGTTCACCAAGAGAATTCCGAAAACAAAATCTCAGATTATAG